Below is a genomic region from Paraburkholderia sp. BL23I1N1.
AATCGTGACTGTTTCGCCGATCTTGTCGAGACCGCCCTTCACCACCGCCATGGCAATCGAACGCTTCAGGATCGGGCTGTAATAGCTCGACGTAACGTGGCCGAGCATCGGCGCGGTATCGCCCTGGAACGGACCGGCGACGATCTGCGAGCCTTCGGGGATCACGAACGACGGATCGTCAGACAGCAGTCCAACTAGCTGCTTACGCCCCACCTTCGCGGTGTCCGAACGCGTCAACGAACGCTTGCCGAGAAAGTCCTTCGACTTCGCAACCAGCCCTCCCATACCGACGTCATACGGCGTCATCGAGCCGTCCGTATCCTGGCCGACGATGATGTAGCCCTTCTCGGCACGCAGCACGTGCATGGTTTCCGTGCCGTACGGCGTGATGTCGAATTCCGCGCCCGCGGCCATCAGCGCCTCCCACACCGCGCGCCCCACGTTCGCGGGCACGTTCACTTCATACGCCAGCTCGCCGGAGAAGCTGATCCGCATCACGCGCGACGCTGCGCCCGCCACGGTACCTTCGCGATAGCTCATGAATGGGAACGCCGCGTTGGCAAAGTCGATGTCCTGGCAGACCTTCTGCAAAACTTTGCGGCTATTCGGACCGACCACGGCGAAGGTTGCCCAGTGATCCGTCACGGAAGCCAGCCGCACGCGCATGTCCGGCCACTCGGTTTGCAGCCAGCGTTCGAGCCATGTGAGCACACGCGCCGCGCCGCCCGTGGTGGTGGTCATCATGTAGTGCTGGTCGGCGAGACGCACGGTCACGCCGTCGTCGAAAATCATGCCGTTTTCGTCGAGCATCAGGCCATAGCGGCACTTGCCGACTTCCAGCTTGCTCCACGGATTCGTGTAGACCCAGTTCAGCAGCTTCGCGGAATCGGGACCCTGAATGTCGATCTTGCCGAGCGTCGAGGCGTCGAGAATACCGACGCTCGTTCGCACCGCCAGCGACTCGCGCGCCACCGCCGCATGCATGTCTTCGCCCGCTTTCGGGAAGTACCAGGGGCGCTTCCAGTTGCCGACGTCCTCAAAGGCCGCGCCGTTTTCCACGTGCCATTCGTGTACGGCCGTCTTGCGCACCGGATCGAGAAACTCACCCAGCTCGCGGCCTGCAAACGTGCCGAACGTAACCGGCGTGTAGTTGGGACGGAACGTCGTGGTGCCAGTCTCGGGAATCGTCTTGCCGAGTGCCTGCGCGAGAATCGCCATGCCGTTGATGTTGCCGAGCTTGCCCTGATCGGTGCCGAAGCCCATCGCCGTGTAGCGCTTCACGTGCTCGACGGATTCAAATCCTTCGCGTGCCGCGAGAAAAATATCGGCCGCCGACACGTCGTTCTGGAAGTCGACGAACTGCTTCGGCCCACGCGTCGCGAGTTCGCGGCCGCCGACGAGCCACAGCGGTTGCATCTTCGCTTCGGTAATCTCAGCCACCTGCACCGGAGTCGGCCGCGCAACGATGTGCCCAGCGGCACGCGCCGCCTCGACACCGGCGTCGACGGCGAAGCGAATGCCCTGGCCCAGTGTGAAGTCGCCGGCACACGCGCCAACGCTCGTCTCCGCCTGCATCGCCTTGCCCGGCACGAAACAGGCTTTGTCGTCATGCCAGTGCGCCTTGCCGCCCGATTGCGCGAACAGGTGCAGTACCGGGCTCCAGCCGCCGGACAGCGCGAGCAGATCACAGGGCAGCGCGCTCTGCTTCGCACCGACCTGTCCGTTCGAATATGACGCTATGTCTACAGAAGACACGCGCAGCTTGCCATGCGCGGCCGTAATGGCCACACCGTTCATCACCTTGACGCCGTAGCGGCGTGCGAGCGCAGGCAGCGTGCCTTTCGATTCGGCCGCGCGCGGATCGACGACCGTCACCTGGGCGCCGGCCGCTTTCAGATCGAGCGCGCATTGATATCCGTCGTCGTTATTCGTGAACACCACGGCATTGCGGCCCGGCAGCACCGCGTAGCGATGCAGATACGTCGACACAGCCGACGCCAGCATCACGCCCGGCAGATCGTTGTTGCCGAACACGATGGGCCGTTCATGCGCGCCCGTTGCGAGAATCACGCGCTTCGCGCGGATCTTCCACAACAGTTCGCGCGTGCCCTTTCTCTGCGATACCGGCAGATGCTCAGTGAGCCGCTGCGTGACGGTAATGAGATTGTGGTCCTGGTAACCGAATGCCGTGCTGCGGCACAGGATCTTCACGTCAGGCATCTGCCGCAGTTCGTCCTCGATCTTCTGGACCCATTGCAACGCCGGTTTGCCGTCGATCTCCGTGCGGCACGACAGCAGCGAGCCGCCGAGTTCCGGCTGATCGTCGATCAGCGTCACGCGTGCGCCCGACAAGGCCGCCGCATGCGCGGCCGCCAGACCCGTCGGGCCACCGCCGACCACCAGCACGTCGCAATGCGCAAAGCACTTGTCGTAGCGGTCCGCATCGGTTTGCTCGGGCGCTTTGCCGAGACCGGCCGCATCGCGGATCACTTCTTCGTACTTCGGCCAGAACTTGCGCGGCCACATAAAAGTCTTGTAGTAGAAGCCCGCTGGAATGAAGCGCGCGAACTTCTGGTTGATCGCCATGCGGTCTTTCTCGATGCTCGGCTTCGCGTTCACGCTGGTCGCGACGAGTCCCTGGTACAACTCCACTTCCGTCGCACGCGCGTTCGGCACCGTGTACGCGCCGGTTTCGAGTTGCACGATCGCATTCGGCTCTTCCACACCCGCCGTCACGATGCCGCGCGGGCGGTGGTATTTCCAGCTGCGCGCCACGAAATGCTCACCGTTCGCCAGCAACGCGGATGCGAGCGTGTCGCCCTGATAGCCCTGATACTTGCGCCCGTTGAACGTAAAGTTCAGTACGATCGCGCGGTTGATGCGCCCACCGCTGGGGAGTCGGTCTTTCTGGCTCATGGTGCCTTACCCTCTTGTGCCTTGCCTTGTGCGTTAGCCTCGTTGCTGTCCATGGCGAGCAGCGGACGTTCGAAGGTCTCGTAGCCCTGGACCTCGTAGCTCACCGTGTCGCGTTGCGCCTTGAACCAGCGGCGGCATCCTTGCGTGTGCATCCATTGTTCGCGATGCACGCCGCGCGGATTCTTGCGCATGAACAGGTAGTCGCCCCATTCCTTGTCGGTGAGCTTTTCGGTGTCGAGCGGACGTGCAATGTCCGCTTCGCCGCCGCAAGAAAATTCGGTTTCGGCGCGTGGCCCGCACCACGGGCATTCGATCATCAGCATCTGGTTCTCCCTCGCAATTCGTTGTGGTGCGTCAGCGTTAGTGAGCAACGGCGGCCGCGCCGTGCTCGTCGATCAGGTGACCGGTGTAGAAACGGTCCAGCGAGAACGGCGCATTCAGCGGATGCGGCTCGTCCTTCGCGATCGTGTGCGCATAAGCCCACCCCGAACCCGGCGTCGCCTTAAACCCGCCGGTGCCCCAACCGCAGTTGAAATAAAGCCCCTTCACGTCGGTCTTGCTGATAATCGGGCACGCATCTGGCGACACGTCGACAATGCCGCCCCATTGGCGGTTCATCCGCACGCGCGAAAACACCGGGAACATCTCGACGATCGCTTCAAGGGTGCCTTCGATGATGTGGAAACTGCCGCGTTGACCGAAGCCCGTGTATTGATCGACACCCGCGCCGATCACCAGATCGCCCTTGTCGGACTGGCTGATGTAGGCATGCACGGCATTCGACATCACCACCGTATTGACGACCGGCTTGATCGGCTCCGACACCAACGCCTGCAACGGATGGCTCTCCAATGGCAAGCGGATGCCGGCCATATCGGCGAGCGTGGAGGTGTTGCCCGCTGCCACTACCGCAACCTTCTTCGCCTTGATGAACCCCTTGGTGGTATCCACGCCGACGACCTGGCTGCCGTCACGTCGAATCCCGGTTACCTGGCAGTTCTGCACGATGTCGACACCATGTTGATCCGCGCCGCGTGCGAAGCCCCACGCCACCGCATCATGCCGGGCCACGCCGCCCCGACGCTGAATCGACGCGCCGAGCACGGGATAGCGGCTATTCAGATTGATGGTCGGCTCGATTTCCTTGATCTGCTCCGGCGTGAGGAATTCGGCATCCACCCCGTTCAGCCGGTTGGCATTCACGCGACGCTCGGTGTCGCGCACGTCCTGCAACGTGTGCGCGAGGTTCATCACGCCGCGCTGGCTGAACATGACGTTGTAGTTCAGGTCTTGCGAGAGACCTTCCCACAGCTTCATCGCCTTTTCGTAGAGCGCGGCCGATTCGTCCCACAGATAATTCGAGCGCACGATCGTCGTATTGCGCGCCGTATTGCCGCCGCCGATCCAGCCTTTTTCCAGCACGGCGATATTGCGCACGCCATGTTCCTTGGCCAGGTAGTAGGCAGTGGCGAGACCATGCCCGCCGCCGCCGACGATCACGACGTCGTATTCACGCTTGGGCTCCGGGCTTTTCCACTGACGTTCCCAGTTTTCGTGATACGACATCCCGTTGCGCACCAGGCTGAATATCGAATAGCGGCTCATTGTTGGTCCTTTGGGTCCTGTTGTTACGCGTTGCTTCCTGACTGCTTCTTCTCAACTTCAACTCTTTTTCAGTTCAACACTCGATGACGTTCACGGCGAGGCCGCCGCGCGACGTCTCCTTGTATTTGGTCTTCATATCCGCGCCGGTTTCGCGCATGGTCTTGATCACGTTGTCGAGCGAGACGTAGTGCTGGCCGTCGCCCTTCATCGCCATGCGTGCGGCGTTCAGCGCCTTGATCGCGCCCATCGCGTTACGTTCGATGCAGGGAATCTGCACGAGGCCGCCAACCGGGTCGCAGGTCATGCCGAGGTTGTGTTC
It encodes:
- a CDS encoding sarcosine oxidase subunit alpha family protein, whose product is MSQKDRLPSGGRINRAIVLNFTFNGRKYQGYQGDTLASALLANGEHFVARSWKYHRPRGIVTAGVEEPNAIVQLETGAYTVPNARATEVELYQGLVATSVNAKPSIEKDRMAINQKFARFIPAGFYYKTFMWPRKFWPKYEEVIRDAAGLGKAPEQTDADRYDKCFAHCDVLVVGGGPTGLAAAHAAALSGARVTLIDDQPELGGSLLSCRTEIDGKPALQWVQKIEDELRQMPDVKILCRSTAFGYQDHNLITVTQRLTEHLPVSQRKGTRELLWKIRAKRVILATGAHERPIVFGNNDLPGVMLASAVSTYLHRYAVLPGRNAVVFTNNDDGYQCALDLKAAGAQVTVVDPRAAESKGTLPALARRYGVKVMNGVAITAAHGKLRVSSVDIASYSNGQVGAKQSALPCDLLALSGGWSPVLHLFAQSGGKAHWHDDKACFVPGKAMQAETSVGACAGDFTLGQGIRFAVDAGVEAARAAGHIVARPTPVQVAEITEAKMQPLWLVGGRELATRGPKQFVDFQNDVSAADIFLAAREGFESVEHVKRYTAMGFGTDQGKLGNINGMAILAQALGKTIPETGTTTFRPNYTPVTFGTFAGRELGEFLDPVRKTAVHEWHVENGAAFEDVGNWKRPWYFPKAGEDMHAAVARESLAVRTSVGILDASTLGKIDIQGPDSAKLLNWVYTNPWSKLEVGKCRYGLMLDENGMIFDDGVTVRLADQHYMMTTTTGGAARVLTWLERWLQTEWPDMRVRLASVTDHWATFAVVGPNSRKVLQKVCQDIDFANAAFPFMSYREGTVAGAASRVMRISFSGELAYEVNVPANVGRAVWEALMAAGAEFDITPYGTETMHVLRAEKGYIIVGQDTDGSMTPYDVGMGGLVAKSKDFLGKRSLTRSDTAKVGRKQLVGLLSDDPSFVIPEGSQIVAGPFQGDTAPMLGHVTSSYYSPILKRSIAMAVVKGGLDKIGETVTIPLASGKQIAAKVTSSVFYDSEGARQHVE
- a CDS encoding sarcosine oxidase subunit delta, with amino-acid sequence MLMIECPWCGPRAETEFSCGGEADIARPLDTEKLTDKEWGDYLFMRKNPRGVHREQWMHTQGCRRWFKAQRDTVSYEVQGYETFERPLLAMDSNEANAQGKAQEGKAP
- a CDS encoding sarcosine oxidase subunit beta family protein; this encodes MSRYSIFSLVRNGMSYHENWERQWKSPEPKREYDVVIVGGGGHGLATAYYLAKEHGVRNIAVLEKGWIGGGNTARNTTIVRSNYLWDESAALYEKAMKLWEGLSQDLNYNVMFSQRGVMNLAHTLQDVRDTERRVNANRLNGVDAEFLTPEQIKEIEPTINLNSRYPVLGASIQRRGGVARHDAVAWGFARGADQHGVDIVQNCQVTGIRRDGSQVVGVDTTKGFIKAKKVAVVAAGNTSTLADMAGIRLPLESHPLQALVSEPIKPVVNTVVMSNAVHAYISQSDKGDLVIGAGVDQYTGFGQRGSFHIIEGTLEAIVEMFPVFSRVRMNRQWGGIVDVSPDACPIISKTDVKGLYFNCGWGTGGFKATPGSGWAYAHTIAKDEPHPLNAPFSLDRFYTGHLIDEHGAAAVAH